The following proteins come from a genomic window of Myxococcales bacterium:
- a CDS encoding tetratricopeptide repeat protein, with protein sequence MALVLLSALALPTLALAADPKGTTPPAAAAPPGGAGSTGALKAAAERSVTAAAPPKSAAPRGGARENTAGRPAVRGPKLPPETLARLRGQLDRRVENDLKEARALRGEAIGLLTTFVSETPRDAAELPEALMRLGELRWEVEREGFVERFRAWEKRPVDQRGATPAPDYVPARELFGRVLRDYPRFRDYDLALYVDGFLATEQGKEDDALARFERILREFPRSRFVADAHMAKAEALFSAKYDYAAALAEYEKVLAFKKSDLYGLALFKSAWCLWRLGKTDDAARRFVSVFEVTDQAATGGASASQKKQLDELQSEALKYLVEVFTEDEKNTAGDVHRFLQKIGGDRFAARVVKALAEQFYDRSQYERGMEAYELLIRLDPASRDAPSWVLEIAAGWETLENWPKLNATYQRILKDFLPGGAWARTQADAAHVQATTTRIEVALREHALQLHAKAQKDKTSRAEFEGAAALYMTYLSRFAPAPNAYQVAFYLAEIDFYRLDKNTEAATYYMAAARGVPEKEAAKEPARTLRRDAIYNAIAALERVRVAELEARKGKPQAQETESDKKFAEALDLYAQLYPADPSLPELFFRQGRLYYEYGVFDPAVKIWGGLLEKFPRSQFAQPAGELILDSFNKSKNYDNIETWARRLKAAPSFQAKEQQQKLDVLIVQAVFKQGEQKSAAGDHAGAAKAYLRAAKEFPRDARAAQACVNAISAAQKGADVATLREAAQLVASKEHRDKAEAPEGTWLAATTFQAMGLYGDAAEFHEVIAAAADKPPFSKFEKAKDAAYNAVILRAALGENDKAVQDGQRYLAAYGSSAEADDVVFQMGRAHQNANRNKEAVDLYKRFLAKAKSADDRVKTYVLLAKAQLRTSDGKGADESLRAAVTTGKQRRATLSAEGKYAAAQARYMEGERVLERFEQIQIQGDVKQLSARLKQKAELLKQAASILLDTVSLGVAEWTTAALYQIGRTYELFAKSLRDAPPPPGMSDADKEGYQTQIDSFVVPIEERSLDAYETGWKKAIELGIYNQWTAKMREALGRLNSELFPPLKEIGADIRSVSPLPFPPLMDAPRRGASGAPAATATPAAPSTAATAPTTPTAPATKTPVATPAPKKEPKGKPKGAK encoded by the coding sequence TTGGCGCTCGTCCTTCTCTCGGCGCTCGCGCTGCCGACCCTGGCGCTCGCCGCCGATCCGAAGGGCACGACGCCCCCCGCCGCCGCGGCCCCACCAGGAGGCGCCGGCAGCACCGGCGCGCTCAAGGCCGCCGCCGAGCGCTCCGTAACAGCGGCGGCCCCGCCGAAGAGCGCCGCGCCGCGCGGTGGTGCGCGCGAGAACACGGCGGGCCGGCCCGCGGTGCGCGGCCCAAAGTTGCCGCCGGAGACGTTGGCCCGGCTCCGCGGGCAGCTCGATCGCCGCGTCGAAAACGATCTCAAGGAAGCGCGCGCGCTCCGCGGCGAGGCCATCGGCCTCCTCACGACCTTCGTGAGCGAGACGCCGCGCGACGCCGCGGAGCTTCCGGAAGCGCTCATGCGGCTCGGCGAACTGCGGTGGGAGGTCGAGCGGGAAGGCTTCGTCGAGCGCTTCCGCGCCTGGGAGAAGCGCCCCGTCGATCAGCGCGGCGCGACGCCCGCGCCGGACTACGTGCCGGCGCGTGAGCTCTTCGGGCGCGTCTTGCGCGACTACCCGCGCTTTCGTGACTACGATCTCGCGCTCTACGTCGACGGCTTCCTCGCGACGGAGCAAGGCAAGGAAGACGACGCGCTGGCGCGCTTCGAGCGCATCCTCCGCGAGTTCCCGCGTTCGCGGTTCGTGGCCGACGCGCACATGGCGAAGGCCGAGGCCCTCTTTTCAGCGAAGTACGACTACGCGGCCGCGCTCGCCGAATACGAGAAGGTCCTCGCGTTTAAGAAGAGCGACCTCTACGGCCTCGCGCTCTTCAAGAGCGCCTGGTGCCTCTGGCGCCTCGGCAAGACCGATGACGCCGCACGGCGCTTCGTCAGCGTCTTCGAGGTCACCGACCAAGCAGCGACCGGCGGCGCGTCGGCCTCGCAAAAGAAGCAGCTCGACGAGCTCCAGAGCGAGGCCCTCAAGTACCTCGTCGAGGTGTTCACGGAAGACGAGAAGAACACCGCCGGCGACGTGCACCGATTTCTCCAGAAGATCGGCGGCGATCGCTTCGCGGCGCGCGTCGTAAAGGCGCTGGCGGAGCAGTTCTACGATCGCTCGCAGTACGAACGCGGGATGGAAGCCTACGAGCTGCTCATCCGCCTCGATCCGGCGAGCCGCGACGCACCTTCGTGGGTCCTCGAGATCGCTGCCGGCTGGGAGACGCTCGAGAACTGGCCCAAGCTGAACGCGACCTACCAGCGCATCTTGAAGGACTTCTTGCCGGGCGGCGCGTGGGCGCGCACCCAGGCCGACGCGGCGCACGTGCAGGCGACAACGACGCGCATCGAGGTCGCGCTCCGCGAGCACGCACTGCAACTTCACGCGAAGGCGCAGAAGGACAAGACGAGTCGCGCCGAGTTTGAAGGCGCCGCGGCGCTCTACATGACGTACCTCTCGCGGTTTGCGCCCGCACCGAACGCGTACCAGGTCGCGTTCTACCTGGCCGAGATCGACTTCTACCGGCTCGACAAGAACACCGAGGCGGCCACGTACTACATGGCGGCGGCCCGCGGCGTCCCTGAGAAGGAGGCGGCGAAGGAGCCGGCGCGCACGCTGCGCCGCGACGCGATCTACAACGCCATCGCCGCGCTCGAGCGCGTGCGCGTCGCCGAGCTCGAGGCACGCAAGGGCAAGCCGCAGGCGCAGGAGACCGAGAGCGACAAGAAGTTCGCCGAAGCGCTCGACCTCTACGCGCAGCTCTACCCTGCCGATCCGTCGCTGCCGGAGCTCTTCTTCCGTCAGGGGCGCCTCTACTACGAATACGGCGTCTTTGATCCGGCGGTGAAGATCTGGGGCGGGCTCCTCGAGAAGTTTCCGCGCAGTCAGTTCGCTCAGCCGGCCGGCGAGCTCATCCTCGACTCGTTCAACAAGTCGAAGAACTACGACAACATCGAGACCTGGGCGCGGCGCCTCAAGGCGGCTCCCTCGTTCCAAGCCAAAGAGCAGCAGCAGAAGCTCGACGTCTTGATCGTCCAGGCGGTCTTCAAGCAGGGCGAGCAGAAGTCCGCCGCCGGCGACCACGCGGGCGCCGCCAAGGCCTACCTGCGGGCCGCCAAAGAGTTCCCGCGCGACGCGCGCGCCGCGCAAGCGTGCGTGAACGCCATCTCGGCGGCTCAAAAGGGCGCCGACGTGGCGACGCTCCGTGAAGCGGCGCAGCTGGTGGCTTCGAAGGAGCATCGCGACAAGGCCGAAGCGCCCGAGGGCACGTGGCTCGCGGCGACGACGTTCCAGGCGATGGGCCTCTACGGCGACGCCGCCGAGTTTCACGAGGTCATCGCGGCGGCCGCTGACAAGCCACCGTTTTCGAAGTTTGAGAAGGCGAAAGACGCCGCCTACAACGCGGTCATCTTGCGGGCTGCGCTCGGCGAAAATGACAAAGCGGTGCAAGACGGGCAGCGCTACCTCGCCGCCTACGGCTCGTCGGCGGAGGCCGATGACGTGGTCTTCCAGATGGGACGCGCCCACCAGAACGCGAACCGGAACAAGGAGGCCGTCGACCTCTACAAGCGGTTCCTCGCGAAGGCGAAGAGCGCCGACGATCGCGTGAAGACCTACGTGCTGCTCGCCAAGGCGCAGCTCCGCACCAGCGACGGCAAGGGCGCCGACGAGTCGCTTCGCGCCGCGGTGACGACGGGCAAGCAGCGGCGCGCAACGCTCTCGGCGGAAGGCAAATACGCGGCGGCGCAGGCCCGGTACATGGAAGGCGAGCGCGTCCTCGAGCGCTTTGAGCAGATTCAGATCCAAGGCGACGTGAAGCAACTCTCGGCGCGCCTCAAGCAGAAGGCCGAGCTGCTCAAGCAAGCGGCCAGCATCTTGCTCGACACGGTCTCGCTCGGCGTGGCCGAGTGGACGACGGCTGCGCTCTACCAGATCGGGCGCACCTACGAGCTGTTCGCCAAGTCGCTCCGCGACGCGCCGCCGCCGCCCGGCATGTCCGACGCCGACAAGGAGGGCTACCAAACGCAGATCGACTCGTTCGTCGTGCCCATCGAAGAGCGAAGCCTCGATGCCTACGAAACGGGCTGGAAGAAGGCCATCGAGCTCGGCATCTACAACCAATGGACCGCCAAGATGCGCGAGGCGCTCGGTCGCTTGAACAGCGAGCTGTTCCCCCCGCTCAAGGAGATCGGCGCCGACATTCGCAGCGTCTCGCCGCTTCCCTTCCCACCGCTGATGGATGCTCCGCGACGCGGCGCATCCGGTGCCCCGGCGGCGACGGCGACGCCCGCCGCACCGTCCACGGCAGCCACCGCTCCGACGACGCCGACCGCGCCGGCGACGAAGACGCCGGTCGCCACGCCGGCGCCAAAGAAGGAGCCGAAGGGCAAACCGAAGGGGGCCAAGTGA
- a CDS encoding tetratricopeptide repeat protein produces MMRGTALMLASLLGALSGCGGAQDGEKGAATPAHLAPANPQAVTKMAQAVAAAREPQGRERAIVLLREAIAIDGNLWEARYNLGVVLAQTGDLASAEEQLEKSFRLAEGTQEVTLALAEVQRRRGKYKDAAETLSNFVSKNPTVASASMAYVSALRDAGQVDKSMAAAKDLLAKKPGDASALAELALCHLAKGERETAALLAKQALESNPKSAVAERATGLIALGAGDDAVAFRSFQRAAQEDPRDTTARMNMATVLLRAGAYGKAAEQFRAILAANPEDDDAAVGLATALRGDSEPQRPKYEEARAVLEKVLARDPHHTAALFNLAVLNADFLKKPDAAVPLFRRFLADAPGDHKSRAEAERGLAALGAQKGPAATPAPAPAAPAPAAAPKAPAAAAPAPPKPKPREESEE; encoded by the coding sequence GTGATGCGAGGCACCGCGCTCATGCTCGCGAGCCTTCTGGGTGCGCTCTCAGGTTGCGGCGGCGCGCAAGACGGGGAAAAGGGCGCCGCAACGCCCGCTCACCTGGCGCCGGCGAACCCGCAGGCCGTGACGAAGATGGCGCAGGCCGTCGCGGCGGCGCGAGAGCCGCAGGGCCGTGAGCGCGCGATCGTGCTCTTGCGAGAGGCCATCGCCATCGACGGCAATCTGTGGGAGGCGCGCTACAACCTCGGCGTTGTGCTCGCACAGACCGGCGATCTCGCGTCGGCCGAGGAGCAACTCGAAAAGTCGTTCCGTCTCGCCGAAGGCACACAAGAAGTGACGCTGGCTTTGGCGGAGGTGCAGCGGCGACGCGGCAAGTACAAGGACGCGGCTGAAACGCTGTCGAACTTCGTCAGCAAGAACCCCACCGTGGCGAGCGCTTCGATGGCGTATGTGTCGGCGCTCCGCGACGCCGGGCAGGTCGACAAGTCCATGGCGGCGGCGAAGGATCTCTTGGCGAAGAAGCCCGGCGACGCGTCGGCGCTCGCCGAATTGGCGCTGTGTCACCTCGCGAAGGGCGAGCGTGAAACGGCGGCGCTCCTCGCGAAGCAGGCGCTCGAATCGAATCCTAAGAGCGCCGTCGCGGAGCGAGCCACGGGGCTCATCGCGCTCGGCGCCGGCGACGACGCGGTGGCGTTTCGTTCGTTCCAGCGCGCGGCGCAAGAAGATCCGCGCGACACGACGGCGCGCATGAACATGGCGACGGTGCTCTTGCGCGCCGGCGCGTACGGAAAGGCCGCGGAGCAGTTTCGCGCGATCTTGGCGGCGAATCCGGAAGACGACGACGCGGCCGTGGGCTTGGCGACGGCGCTGCGCGGCGACTCGGAGCCGCAGCGGCCGAAATACGAAGAGGCCCGCGCGGTTCTCGAGAAGGTGCTGGCTCGCGATCCGCACCACACGGCGGCGCTCTTCAACCTCGCCGTGCTCAACGCCGATTTTCTGAAGAAGCCTGACGCCGCCGTGCCGCTCTTTCGGCGCTTCCTCGCCGACGCGCCCGGCGATCACAAGTCGCGCGCCGAAGCGGAGCGAGGCCTCGCGGCGCTGGGTGCGCAGAAGGGCCCCGCCGCTACGCCAGCCCCGGCCCCAGCCGCACCAGCGCCGGCGGCCGCGCCGAAGGCGCCAGCCGCGGCTGCCCCCGCCCCGCCGAAACCCAAACCGAGAGAGGAGAGCGAGGAGTGA